The segment CAGCCAGCTGCTGCGCAAATACCCGGAGACCCTCAAGACCCAGGGTCCCCGCCGCAAAATGATCGCTCTCACCTTCGATGATGTGCCTGATCCGCGCTTCACCCCGCAGCTCCTGGATGTGCTGCGCAAATATAAAGTCAAAGCTACATTCTTCGTGGTCGGCAGCCGTGCGGAGAAGCATCCCGCCCTGGTAGCCCGGATGATCCGCGAAGGCCATGCTATCGGCAATCACTCCTATAATCACCCCCAGTTCAGCAAGCTGAGTATGAATGCCTTCCGCATCCAGATTATCCGGACGGAGAATATTCTGCAGCTGCTGGCCGGATACAAGCCGAAGCTGATCCGCCCGCCGTATGGCGACATCAACGAGCCGCAGCTTAAATGGGCGAAGGCGCATGGCTATAAGCTGGTGAACTGGAACGTCGACTCGCTCGACTGGAGAGGACTGTCCAAAAATCAGGTCAAGCATAACATCCTCTCCCGGGCCGGCAGAGGGGCCATCATCCTTCAGCACGGGGGCGGCGGGAGGGGCAGCAATCTTCAGGGAACATTGCAGGCCTTGCCCGAGATTATCAGCAATCTACGCCAGCGCGGATACAGCTTCGTAACCGTTCCCCAGATGCTCCAGGTCAGCAAGAGCAAATAGCCGCTTGATAAGCAGGGTAACAAAAAAGGAAACAAAACCGGCGGAAGCTGCCTGGTTTTGTTTCCTTTTCATTAATACTTGTTATGCTTGCAATGGTGCAACTTATCATTATCGGTTTAATCAATAATATATAAATGTACATACTGATAACCGAAATTGGCTACAAAGCTCTGGCTGCCCGGAATAAAGATATCGATCCGGTTGCCCTTGATCGCACTTCCCATATCCGTGGCTGTAGCTACGAAGGCTTGCTTCGGAAGGCCCGGATGGGTATACCCGGTTACGAGCACCTTCGTTCCCAGCGGAATCACGCTCGGGTCAACGGCGATGGTTCCGAGCTTCAGCGTATTGCCGAAATAATCGACTGCGCCCCACTTGCCGTTCTCGCTGGCTGCCGAGGAATAGGCGGAAGCCTTGACCTGCAGCACTTTGGCATAATTGAATTCTTTGCCCCAGGCTTGAACAGTGTT is part of the Paenibacillus sp. FSL M7-0420 genome and harbors:
- a CDS encoding polysaccharide deacetylase family protein gives rise to the protein MKLVKFRRIVLLISVIALALSAPAAELVSVSAAAADSPAPVPAQEILPSSRPQASIEEETAIPAGSAASQSSVKRHKKSKGLSLSQLLRKYPETLKTQGPRRKMIALTFDDVPDPRFTPQLLDVLRKYKVKATFFVVGSRAEKHPALVARMIREGHAIGNHSYNHPQFSKLSMNAFRIQIIRTENILQLLAGYKPKLIRPPYGDINEPQLKWAKAHGYKLVNWNVDSLDWRGLSKNQVKHNILSRAGRGAIILQHGGGGRGSNLQGTLQALPEIISNLRQRGYSFVTVPQMLQVSKSK
- a CDS encoding 3D domain-containing protein, whose product is MKLKIRAITALAAVLGLGTLLHAAPVQADSVHIAGETTTYYTLSNHYGISVEELMNANPQISALNIYPGLKFTIPGDVQAKTVAAANTAAASVEAVDAAEVQALSVQPATNTVQAWGKEFNYAKVLQVKASAYSSAASENGKWGAVDYFGNTLKLGTIAVDPSVIPLGTKVLVTGYTHPGLPKQAFVATATDMGSAIKGNRIDIFIPGSQSFVANFGYQYVHLYIID